From a single Columba livia isolate bColLiv1 breed racing homer chromosome 15, bColLiv1.pat.W.v2, whole genome shotgun sequence genomic region:
- the CCP110 gene encoding centriolar coiled-coil protein of 110 kDa isoform X6 — MKMEDYEIFCKKHLSRIQAEAIKRETAFPVQQKNISLIQFRGIPVLSPLLSLEKKKEIQQYKQKALDLETWRRNSQKRALLNRVQEILENVQIRKGPGGSDMNAREAENTCPDPASKAPADLAAPSDVGLCSDVGPAEPAQTPGPPDSAGQVTPGVTRAAKAVEENVFSEQSEGHRKAAPCLRAASPDTACDKLASQKDPCGTSLQSLLKKSRECVEKEQSKRSSKSNSKRSVSESHSDKENDGVKTTDSGKERAKLTGRTCAAPTLDKPSLNKSNTLLQGASAHTNSTSVSALSSFSKVDIPMRVGTPPPSVDSDSDEEFKKTSVFDRDSSIVRSLTGSYSKLPSPEPSMSPKMHRRRPRPLSMGHIVISNPVNAYELSPKGKSRAMDLIMQDLADKNNVSESAPKFLLDLVNPNRAPGVHRNSSGPGDGVGVGKANRLSFGHSDGRAALLAAPEGRTALDSRGTYKIETSADPVPPKSSEAFAVSQAAGTQKLLAVNETKPSALLENMKCNSPVELNKSYDVENPSPLLMPSKNTRQQMDTPSVALASEQFPENSFEKVKRRLDLDAANCQKENSPCVVTAGMEEQEQQWLQDQKYAVRSVYIPKNSAPGSAAADVLKTKMLAFEEMRKRLEEQHAQQLSILIAEQEREQEKLQKELEEQERKLKGKKIATTEIEISKVNINSRMELEWRKKSESGLLESVEPELETVRHANSTSIGFARAATPTSFASTSETSFFLWGPSGSGVIKTSVSRPSNRIKTRWTQVFSPEIQMKFDKITAVAKGFLTRRLLQTEKLKHLKQTVKDTMEFIRTFQSEAPLKRGNVSAQDASLHERVMAQLRAALYDIHDIFFTMEAAERMNILRHDREVRKEKMLRLMDKVKSPRERVTLSTATQKSLDRKKYMKASEMGMPSKKIIIKQKTPESRVLQPNQGQNAPVHRLLCRQGSICRKNPKKEAKCCDNLRRQHSLG; from the exons ATGAAGATGGAAGACTATGAAATATTCTGTAAGAAGCATCTTTCCAGAATCCAAGCAGAGGCAATAAAAAGAGAAACCGCTTTCCCCGTTCAACAGAAAAACATCTCCCTCATTCAATTCCGTGGAATTCCTGTGCTTTCCCCTCTG CTCAGCCtcgaaaagaaaaaggaaatccaGCAATATAAGCAGAAAGCACTGGATCTGGAGACCTGGAGACGGAACTCTCAGAAAAGAGCTTTACTGAATCGTGTACAGGAGATTCTAGAAAATGTTCAG ATCAGGAAAGGACCTGGTGGGAGTGACATGAACGCACGAGAGGCTGAGAATACTTGTCCTGACCCGGCTTCCAAAGCTCCGGCTGACTTGGCAGCTCCGTCAGACGTCGGTTTGTGTTCCGACGTTGGTCCCGCGGAACCGGCGCAGACGCCGGGGCCACCGGACAGCGCTGGGCAGGTGACACCCGGTGTGACACGGGCAGCTAAAGCAgtggaagaaaatgtgttttcagagcAAAGCGAGGGTCACCGCAAAGCTGCCCCGTGTCTGAGGGCCGCATCGCCCGACACCGCGTGTGACAAGCTGGCGTCCCAGAAGGACCCGTGTGGCACCAGTCTGCAGAGCCTGCTGAAGAAATCCAGGGAGTGCGtggagaaagagcaaagcaagcgGAGCTCCAAAAGTAACTCCAAGAGGAGCGTGAGCGAAAGTCATTCAGATAAAGAGAACGATGGGGTTAAAACAACTGACTccgggaaagaaagagcaaagcttACAGGCAGGACTTGCGCTGCTCCCACACTTGATAAGCCCAGTCTTAATAAATCAAACACCCTTCTCCAAGGTGCCTCTGCTCATACAAATAGCACAAGTGTATCAGCTTTGTCCAGTTTTTCAAAGGTGGACATACCTATGAGAGTTGGAACACCACCCCCATCGGTGGATTCTGATTCGGATGAAGAATTCAAAAAGACTTCAGTGTTTGATCGTGACAGCAGCATTGTTAGGAGCCTCACAGGCTCTTACTCCAAATTACCAAGCCCGGAGCCAAGCATGAGCCCTAAAATGCACCGGAGACGCCCAAGACCTTTATCGATGGGACACATCGTCATAAGTAACCCCGTGAATGCTTACGAGTTGAGTCCTAAGGGCAAGAGTAGAGCAATGGATTTAATCATGCAAGATCTTGCAGATAAAAATAACGTGTCTGAGTCAGCGCCAAAGTTCCTGCTGGACTTGGTGAACCCCAACAGAGCTCCCGGTGTCCACAGGAATTCCTCGGGCCCTGGTGACGGGGTGGGGGTCGGCAAAGCAAATCGCCTTTCCTTCGGGCACTCGGACGGCAGAGCAGCGTTGTTGGCCGCCCCGGAAGGACGGACAGCGCTGGACAGCAGAGGGACATATAAAATAGAGACCAGCGCTGATCCTGTCCCTCCAAAATCCAGTGAAGCGTTTGCCGTCAGTCAGGCTGCAGGAACACAGAAGCTCCTGGCTGTGAATGAGACCAAACCCTCCGCTTTGCTAGAAAACATGAAATGTAATTCTCCAGTAGAGCTCAATAAATCTTACGACGTAGAAAACCCGTCCCCGCTGCTAATGCCGAGCAAGAACACGCGCCAGCAGATGGACACGCCAAGCGTTGCCCTGGCAAGCGAGCAGTTTccagaaaatagttttgaaaaggTGAAACGTAGACTTGATTTGGACGCTGCCAattgccaaaaagaaaacagtccCTGTGTTGTAACAGCTGGAATGGAAGAACAAGAGCAGCAGTGGTTGCAGGACCAGAAATACGCTGTGAGATCGGTTTACATCCCGAAGAATTCAGCCCCTGGCAGCGCGGCAGCAG atgttttaaaaaccaaaatgttgGCCTTTGAAGAAATGAGGAAGAGGCTTGAAGAACAGCACGCACAGCAACTGTCGATCCTGATAGCGGAACAGGAGAGGGAACAGGAGAAATTGCAGAAG GAACTGGAAGAGCAGGAGAGAAAGttgaaaggaaagaagattGCTACAACAGAAATAGAGATTTCCAAAGTGAATATTAACAGCAGGATGGAGTTGGAGTGGAGGAAGAAGAGCGAAAGCGGCTTGCTGGAAAGCGTGGAGCCTGAGCTGGAGACCGTCCGGCACGCCAACTCCACCAGCATCG GTTTTGCTCGTGCTGCAACACCCACCAGCTTTGCTTCAACAAGCGAAACGTCGTTCTTTCTCTGGGGCCCGTCAGGTAGTGGAGTTATAAAAACCTCAGTGTCTCGGCCAAGTAACAGGATCAAAACCAGGTGGACTCAG gttTTCAGTCCAGAGATACAGATGAAGTTTGACAAGATCACTGCTGTGGCCAAGGGCTTTCTCACTCGGAGACTCCTGCAGACAGAGAAGCTGAAACATCTTAAGCAGACTGTAAAA GACACTATGGAGTTCATCAGAACTTTCCAGTCTGAAGCACCATTGAAAAGAGGAAACGTTTCAGCACAGGACGCGTCCCTGCATGAGAGAGTAATGGCTCAG CTGCGAGCTGCTTTGTATGACATCCACGACATCTTTTTTACAATGGAGGCAGCGGAAAGAATGAATATTCTGCGTCACGATCGTGAAGTTCGTAAAGAGAAGATGCTCAGGCTAATG GATAAAGTGAAGAGCCCAAGGGAGAGGGTGACGCTTTCCACAGCCACACAGAAGTCTCTGGACAGGAAGAAATACATGAA GGCTTCGGAAATGGGAATGccaagtaaaaaaataatcataaagcaaaaaactccTGAAAGCCG GGTGCTTCAACCAAATCAAGGACAGAATGCCCCCGTTCACAGGCTGCTTTGCAGACAAGG GAGCATATGCAGGAAGAACccaaaaaaagaagccaaatgTTGTGACAATTTAAGACGACAGCACTCACTGggataa
- the CCP110 gene encoding centriolar coiled-coil protein of 110 kDa isoform X5 yields the protein MKMEDYEIFCKKHLSRIQAEAIKRETAFPVQQKNISLIQFRGIPVLSPLLSLEKKKEIQQYKQKALDLETWRRNSQKRALLNRVQEILENVQIRKGPGGSDMNAREAENTCPDPASKAPADLAAPSDVGLCSDVGPAEPAQTPGPPDSAGQVTPGVTRAAKAVEENVFSEQSEGHRKAAPCLRAASPDTACDKLASQKDPCGTSLQSLLKKSRECVEKEQSKRSSKSNSKRSVSESHSDKENDGVKTTDSGKERAKLTGRTCAAPTLDKPSLNKSNTLLQGASAHTNSTSVSALSSFSKVDIPMRVGTPPPSVDSDSDEEFKKTSVFDRDSSIVRSLTGSYSKLPSPEPSMSPKMHRRRPRPLSMGHIVISNPVNAYELSPKGKSRAMDLIMQDLADKNNVSESAPKFLLDLVNPNRAPGVHRNSSGPGDGVGVGKANRLSFGHSDGRAALLAAPEGRTALDSRGTYKIETSADPVPPKSSEAFAVSQAAGTQKLLAVNETKPSALLENMKCNSPVELNKSYDVENPSPLLMPSKNTRQQMDTPSVALASEQFPENSFEKVKRRLDLDAANCQKENSPCVVTAGMEEQEQQWLQDQKYAVRSVYIPKNSAPGSAAAEDVLKTKMLAFEEMRKRLEEQHAQQLSILIAEQEREQEKLQKELEEQERKLKGKKIATTEIEISKVNINSRMELEWRKKSESGLLESVEPELETVRHANSTSIGFARAATPTSFASTSETSFFLWGPSGSGVIKTSVSRPSNRIKTRWTQVFSPEIQMKFDKITAVAKGFLTRRLLQTEKLKHLKQTVKDTMEFIRTFQSEAPLKRGNVSAQDASLHERVMAQLRAALYDIHDIFFTMEAAERMNILRHDREVRKEKMLRLMDKVKSPRERVTLSTATQKSLDRKKYMKASEMGMPSKKIIIKQKTPESRVLQPNQGQNAPVHRLLCRQGSICRKNPKKEAKCCDNLRRQHSLG from the exons ATGAAGATGGAAGACTATGAAATATTCTGTAAGAAGCATCTTTCCAGAATCCAAGCAGAGGCAATAAAAAGAGAAACCGCTTTCCCCGTTCAACAGAAAAACATCTCCCTCATTCAATTCCGTGGAATTCCTGTGCTTTCCCCTCTG CTCAGCCtcgaaaagaaaaaggaaatccaGCAATATAAGCAGAAAGCACTGGATCTGGAGACCTGGAGACGGAACTCTCAGAAAAGAGCTTTACTGAATCGTGTACAGGAGATTCTAGAAAATGTTCAG ATCAGGAAAGGACCTGGTGGGAGTGACATGAACGCACGAGAGGCTGAGAATACTTGTCCTGACCCGGCTTCCAAAGCTCCGGCTGACTTGGCAGCTCCGTCAGACGTCGGTTTGTGTTCCGACGTTGGTCCCGCGGAACCGGCGCAGACGCCGGGGCCACCGGACAGCGCTGGGCAGGTGACACCCGGTGTGACACGGGCAGCTAAAGCAgtggaagaaaatgtgttttcagagcAAAGCGAGGGTCACCGCAAAGCTGCCCCGTGTCTGAGGGCCGCATCGCCCGACACCGCGTGTGACAAGCTGGCGTCCCAGAAGGACCCGTGTGGCACCAGTCTGCAGAGCCTGCTGAAGAAATCCAGGGAGTGCGtggagaaagagcaaagcaagcgGAGCTCCAAAAGTAACTCCAAGAGGAGCGTGAGCGAAAGTCATTCAGATAAAGAGAACGATGGGGTTAAAACAACTGACTccgggaaagaaagagcaaagcttACAGGCAGGACTTGCGCTGCTCCCACACTTGATAAGCCCAGTCTTAATAAATCAAACACCCTTCTCCAAGGTGCCTCTGCTCATACAAATAGCACAAGTGTATCAGCTTTGTCCAGTTTTTCAAAGGTGGACATACCTATGAGAGTTGGAACACCACCCCCATCGGTGGATTCTGATTCGGATGAAGAATTCAAAAAGACTTCAGTGTTTGATCGTGACAGCAGCATTGTTAGGAGCCTCACAGGCTCTTACTCCAAATTACCAAGCCCGGAGCCAAGCATGAGCCCTAAAATGCACCGGAGACGCCCAAGACCTTTATCGATGGGACACATCGTCATAAGTAACCCCGTGAATGCTTACGAGTTGAGTCCTAAGGGCAAGAGTAGAGCAATGGATTTAATCATGCAAGATCTTGCAGATAAAAATAACGTGTCTGAGTCAGCGCCAAAGTTCCTGCTGGACTTGGTGAACCCCAACAGAGCTCCCGGTGTCCACAGGAATTCCTCGGGCCCTGGTGACGGGGTGGGGGTCGGCAAAGCAAATCGCCTTTCCTTCGGGCACTCGGACGGCAGAGCAGCGTTGTTGGCCGCCCCGGAAGGACGGACAGCGCTGGACAGCAGAGGGACATATAAAATAGAGACCAGCGCTGATCCTGTCCCTCCAAAATCCAGTGAAGCGTTTGCCGTCAGTCAGGCTGCAGGAACACAGAAGCTCCTGGCTGTGAATGAGACCAAACCCTCCGCTTTGCTAGAAAACATGAAATGTAATTCTCCAGTAGAGCTCAATAAATCTTACGACGTAGAAAACCCGTCCCCGCTGCTAATGCCGAGCAAGAACACGCGCCAGCAGATGGACACGCCAAGCGTTGCCCTGGCAAGCGAGCAGTTTccagaaaatagttttgaaaaggTGAAACGTAGACTTGATTTGGACGCTGCCAattgccaaaaagaaaacagtccCTGTGTTGTAACAGCTGGAATGGAAGAACAAGAGCAGCAGTGGTTGCAGGACCAGAAATACGCTGTGAGATCGGTTTACATCCCGAAGAATTCAGCCCCTGGCAGCGCGGCAGCAG aagatgttttaaaaaccaaaatgttgGCCTTTGAAGAAATGAGGAAGAGGCTTGAAGAACAGCACGCACAGCAACTGTCGATCCTGATAGCGGAACAGGAGAGGGAACAGGAGAAATTGCAGAAG GAACTGGAAGAGCAGGAGAGAAAGttgaaaggaaagaagattGCTACAACAGAAATAGAGATTTCCAAAGTGAATATTAACAGCAGGATGGAGTTGGAGTGGAGGAAGAAGAGCGAAAGCGGCTTGCTGGAAAGCGTGGAGCCTGAGCTGGAGACCGTCCGGCACGCCAACTCCACCAGCATCG GTTTTGCTCGTGCTGCAACACCCACCAGCTTTGCTTCAACAAGCGAAACGTCGTTCTTTCTCTGGGGCCCGTCAGGTAGTGGAGTTATAAAAACCTCAGTGTCTCGGCCAAGTAACAGGATCAAAACCAGGTGGACTCAG gttTTCAGTCCAGAGATACAGATGAAGTTTGACAAGATCACTGCTGTGGCCAAGGGCTTTCTCACTCGGAGACTCCTGCAGACAGAGAAGCTGAAACATCTTAAGCAGACTGTAAAA GACACTATGGAGTTCATCAGAACTTTCCAGTCTGAAGCACCATTGAAAAGAGGAAACGTTTCAGCACAGGACGCGTCCCTGCATGAGAGAGTAATGGCTCAG CTGCGAGCTGCTTTGTATGACATCCACGACATCTTTTTTACAATGGAGGCAGCGGAAAGAATGAATATTCTGCGTCACGATCGTGAAGTTCGTAAAGAGAAGATGCTCAGGCTAATG GATAAAGTGAAGAGCCCAAGGGAGAGGGTGACGCTTTCCACAGCCACACAGAAGTCTCTGGACAGGAAGAAATACATGAA GGCTTCGGAAATGGGAATGccaagtaaaaaaataatcataaagcaaaaaactccTGAAAGCCG GGTGCTTCAACCAAATCAAGGACAGAATGCCCCCGTTCACAGGCTGCTTTGCAGACAAGG GAGCATATGCAGGAAGAACccaaaaaaagaagccaaatgTTGTGACAATTTAAGACGACAGCACTCACTGggataa
- the CCP110 gene encoding centriolar coiled-coil protein of 110 kDa isoform X3 has product MKMEDYEIFCKKHLSRIQAEAIKRETAFPVQQKNISLIQFRGIPVLSPLLSLEKKKEIQQYKQKALDLETWRRNSQKRALLNRVQEILENVQIRKGPGGSDMNAREAENTCPDPASKAPADLAAPSDVGLCSDVGPAEPAQTPGPPDSAGQVTPGVTRAAKAVEENVFSEQSEGHRKAAPCLRAASPDTACDKLASQKDPCGTSLQSLLKKSRECVEKEQSKRSSKSNSKRSVSESHSDKENDGVKTTDSGKERAKLTGRTCAAPTLDKPSLNKSNTLLQGASAHTNSTSVSALSSFSKVDIPMRVGTPPPSVDSDSDEEFKKTSVFDRDSSIVRSLTGSYSKLPSPEPSMSPKMHRRRPRPLSMGHIVISNPVNAYELSPKGKSRAMDLIMQDLADKNNVSESAPKFLLDLVNPNRAPGVHRNSSGPGDGVGVGKANRLSFGHSDGRAALLAAPEGRTALDSRGTYKIETSADPVPPKSSEAFAVSQAAGTQKLLAVNETKPSALLENMKCNSPVELNKSYDVENPSPLLMPSKNTRQQMDTPSVALASEQFPENSFEKVKRRLDLDAANCQKENSPCVVTAGMEEQEQQWLQDQKYAVRSVYIPKNSAPGSAAAEDVLKTKMLAFEEMRKRLEEQHAQQLSILIAEQEREQEKLQKELEEQERKLKGKKIATTEIEISKVNINSRMELEWRKKSESGLLESVEPELETVRHANSTSIGFARAATPTSFASTSETSFFLWGPSGSGVIKTSVSRPSNRIKTRWTQVFSPEIQMKFDKITAVAKGFLTRRLLQTEKLKHLKQTVKDTMEFIRTFQSEAPLKRGNVSAQDASLHERVMAQLRAALYDIHDIFFTMEAAERMNILRHDREVRKEKMLRLMDKVKSPRERVTLSTATQKSLDRKKYMKASEMGMPSKKIIIKQKTPESRVLQPNQGQNAPVHRLLCRQGTPKTSMKGVEQNRKKASESRVSNKALSGAYAGRTQKKKPNVVTI; this is encoded by the exons ATGAAGATGGAAGACTATGAAATATTCTGTAAGAAGCATCTTTCCAGAATCCAAGCAGAGGCAATAAAAAGAGAAACCGCTTTCCCCGTTCAACAGAAAAACATCTCCCTCATTCAATTCCGTGGAATTCCTGTGCTTTCCCCTCTG CTCAGCCtcgaaaagaaaaaggaaatccaGCAATATAAGCAGAAAGCACTGGATCTGGAGACCTGGAGACGGAACTCTCAGAAAAGAGCTTTACTGAATCGTGTACAGGAGATTCTAGAAAATGTTCAG ATCAGGAAAGGACCTGGTGGGAGTGACATGAACGCACGAGAGGCTGAGAATACTTGTCCTGACCCGGCTTCCAAAGCTCCGGCTGACTTGGCAGCTCCGTCAGACGTCGGTTTGTGTTCCGACGTTGGTCCCGCGGAACCGGCGCAGACGCCGGGGCCACCGGACAGCGCTGGGCAGGTGACACCCGGTGTGACACGGGCAGCTAAAGCAgtggaagaaaatgtgttttcagagcAAAGCGAGGGTCACCGCAAAGCTGCCCCGTGTCTGAGGGCCGCATCGCCCGACACCGCGTGTGACAAGCTGGCGTCCCAGAAGGACCCGTGTGGCACCAGTCTGCAGAGCCTGCTGAAGAAATCCAGGGAGTGCGtggagaaagagcaaagcaagcgGAGCTCCAAAAGTAACTCCAAGAGGAGCGTGAGCGAAAGTCATTCAGATAAAGAGAACGATGGGGTTAAAACAACTGACTccgggaaagaaagagcaaagcttACAGGCAGGACTTGCGCTGCTCCCACACTTGATAAGCCCAGTCTTAATAAATCAAACACCCTTCTCCAAGGTGCCTCTGCTCATACAAATAGCACAAGTGTATCAGCTTTGTCCAGTTTTTCAAAGGTGGACATACCTATGAGAGTTGGAACACCACCCCCATCGGTGGATTCTGATTCGGATGAAGAATTCAAAAAGACTTCAGTGTTTGATCGTGACAGCAGCATTGTTAGGAGCCTCACAGGCTCTTACTCCAAATTACCAAGCCCGGAGCCAAGCATGAGCCCTAAAATGCACCGGAGACGCCCAAGACCTTTATCGATGGGACACATCGTCATAAGTAACCCCGTGAATGCTTACGAGTTGAGTCCTAAGGGCAAGAGTAGAGCAATGGATTTAATCATGCAAGATCTTGCAGATAAAAATAACGTGTCTGAGTCAGCGCCAAAGTTCCTGCTGGACTTGGTGAACCCCAACAGAGCTCCCGGTGTCCACAGGAATTCCTCGGGCCCTGGTGACGGGGTGGGGGTCGGCAAAGCAAATCGCCTTTCCTTCGGGCACTCGGACGGCAGAGCAGCGTTGTTGGCCGCCCCGGAAGGACGGACAGCGCTGGACAGCAGAGGGACATATAAAATAGAGACCAGCGCTGATCCTGTCCCTCCAAAATCCAGTGAAGCGTTTGCCGTCAGTCAGGCTGCAGGAACACAGAAGCTCCTGGCTGTGAATGAGACCAAACCCTCCGCTTTGCTAGAAAACATGAAATGTAATTCTCCAGTAGAGCTCAATAAATCTTACGACGTAGAAAACCCGTCCCCGCTGCTAATGCCGAGCAAGAACACGCGCCAGCAGATGGACACGCCAAGCGTTGCCCTGGCAAGCGAGCAGTTTccagaaaatagttttgaaaaggTGAAACGTAGACTTGATTTGGACGCTGCCAattgccaaaaagaaaacagtccCTGTGTTGTAACAGCTGGAATGGAAGAACAAGAGCAGCAGTGGTTGCAGGACCAGAAATACGCTGTGAGATCGGTTTACATCCCGAAGAATTCAGCCCCTGGCAGCGCGGCAGCAG aagatgttttaaaaaccaaaatgttgGCCTTTGAAGAAATGAGGAAGAGGCTTGAAGAACAGCACGCACAGCAACTGTCGATCCTGATAGCGGAACAGGAGAGGGAACAGGAGAAATTGCAGAAG GAACTGGAAGAGCAGGAGAGAAAGttgaaaggaaagaagattGCTACAACAGAAATAGAGATTTCCAAAGTGAATATTAACAGCAGGATGGAGTTGGAGTGGAGGAAGAAGAGCGAAAGCGGCTTGCTGGAAAGCGTGGAGCCTGAGCTGGAGACCGTCCGGCACGCCAACTCCACCAGCATCG GTTTTGCTCGTGCTGCAACACCCACCAGCTTTGCTTCAACAAGCGAAACGTCGTTCTTTCTCTGGGGCCCGTCAGGTAGTGGAGTTATAAAAACCTCAGTGTCTCGGCCAAGTAACAGGATCAAAACCAGGTGGACTCAG gttTTCAGTCCAGAGATACAGATGAAGTTTGACAAGATCACTGCTGTGGCCAAGGGCTTTCTCACTCGGAGACTCCTGCAGACAGAGAAGCTGAAACATCTTAAGCAGACTGTAAAA GACACTATGGAGTTCATCAGAACTTTCCAGTCTGAAGCACCATTGAAAAGAGGAAACGTTTCAGCACAGGACGCGTCCCTGCATGAGAGAGTAATGGCTCAG CTGCGAGCTGCTTTGTATGACATCCACGACATCTTTTTTACAATGGAGGCAGCGGAAAGAATGAATATTCTGCGTCACGATCGTGAAGTTCGTAAAGAGAAGATGCTCAGGCTAATG GATAAAGTGAAGAGCCCAAGGGAGAGGGTGACGCTTTCCACAGCCACACAGAAGTCTCTGGACAGGAAGAAATACATGAA GGCTTCGGAAATGGGAATGccaagtaaaaaaataatcataaagcaaaaaactccTGAAAGCCG GGTGCTTCAACCAAATCAAGGACAGAATGCCCCCGTTCACAGGCTGCTTTGCAGACAAGG AACCCCTAAGACCTCAATGAAGGGGGTTGAGCAAAATAGAAAGAAGGCCTCAGAGAGCAGAGTGTCTAACAAGGCTCTTTCAG GAGCATATGCAGGAAGAACccaaaaaaagaagccaaatgTTGTGACAATTTAA